TTGATCATTGCGCCAATGCTTGAATTGCCTCTACGTACATTTCCAAAAAGGTCGTTTGTAAACTGATCAAACTCGAAACCAACATAAGGCTCTACCTCTGGCTTATTGATTTGAGGAAAATACACATCCTGACCAACTTCCGTCAATAAGATATCTCCTGTAATCACCCCTTCTCTCTGAGGATACTCCACGCCTTGGTTTTCAATCACGTTGCTGGCGAAGGTCACACCATCCGCTTTGTCATGTTCTACGATTGGATTGGCATCTCCCTTTTCATTGTAGATGATGTTGTTGGCCACCACAGTACGAATTGGCCGTGCGGACCGGATTTCTGATAGAGGTAGCACCTCTTTTTGGCTGATGTTGGTTCCTACTCCAAACTGCCAAGGCGAAGGGCAGTCAATGTAGGTATTGTATGCCACGATGACATCCGTCACCTGATTGTAGCGGTTCAGTGGTGACTTAGGTATTCCATTCATCACCGCCAGTGGGCTTCTGAAGCTTTTGCCCTTCAACTTATAAAAATAGTTGTTGGTCACAACATGCCCCGTATTGATGAGTCTGATTCCTCCTATGTTTTCGGAGTTTTCATCCCCGATGAAGTAATTGCCATCAATTGTACAATAGTTGCCGTGACGGGTAACGAGTGACCCTTCGCTTTTGTAAAATACGTTGTTTCGAAACTCATTAAAGTTCGTCTTGCTCGAAATGACTTCCACCTCTCCATTGCACTCCTCAAAAAGATTGTTGGCTACTGTAGTGTTGCTCGGAGACATAGAACTAAAACTATCCCCCAACTGAATCGTCTCCCCCTTGGGTCCTCCTTTTCTTGGGCGTGGGCCAAAGTGGTTGTTGACGATCTGATGAAAATTCTTGATGTTTCTTCTGCCTTTGATCTCTACCCGAACAGTAGGACCTTCGTTGGATTTGCCGGCAAGATAGCAGTGATCCATTTGGTTGTTTCGACCCCAAAACTCCACCCAGTGGTCTTTTCTATCACGACTCATCTGATTGAATCCCTCTATGACCGTATTGGTGATTCGACAATGGTTCGCTACTTGGTCTTTGTCAAACTTGAAGTCAACTACCGCATTGGACGGAGTGTAGCCATTGCGAAAATACAATCCACTAACCACTAGATACTCTCCTCCGAATTTCAAATCTGACTCCCCCTCGATGAATACTTCTCCAGCGGTCTCGGCACGCAGGGTGATCGGTGCTTCTGCTGTTCCTTGACCCGAAAATCTGATCAGGACATCTTTCCATATGCCGTTGGCCATGATGATCTCATCCCCTGCCTTGGCCTTGTCCAATGCAGCTTGCAGCTCTGTCGCGTCGCTGACGAGCGAACCGCTATTGTTGGTGCTTTGTTGGCATGCGACAGCCAACCATATCATACTTACTAGTAAAATAATATTCCTTCTCATTGCTTTCCTTTTGTATTATAATCTTTGCTCTTGACTAGAACGCCTAAAACGTGTTTTTTTGGACGATCATAAATTGGTCAACCAATATAGATATATTATTCGAGATGAGAAAATAGAGACTGGAAATTGGCACGCTTCGTCCTATTATATCCCCCAAAAGCTACGAAGCCCATCCCTTGGATCACTCAGACAAGCATAAATGCATCTTCGCTGTTTGAAATAGTTTTACATAAAAAAGCCAGCTCTTTCGAACTGGCCTTTCACTTATTGCTACTTGACTTCTTTCTCTATTTCGACCTCATCGAGATTGATAAACTCGATCTCCCTGTCGTCATTGAGTGTGATACCAATTACCGCCTCATTGCTGATCTTGCCTCCGAGTATCTGTTTGGATAGCTCGTTGAGAATCTGCTTTTGGATGACACGCTTGAGCGGTCTAGCCCCATACTGCGGGTCATACCCCAGCTCTCCCAATCGATCCAGTACCTCGGGCGAAGCTTCAAGCTTCACGCCGTTTTCAGCCAAACGCCTTTTGATTAGTCTAAACTGTATCTCGACGATTTTTCGGATATTGGCACGATCCAGTGGTCTAAAGACGATGGTCTCATCGACCCGGTTCAAGAACTCCGGTCTCACCGACTTCTTGAGCATCTCCATTACTTCGCGTTTGGTCTTATCGATGATCTCGTCCTCATTGTCAAAGTCCATTTGTGCAAAGTTGTCCTGAATCAACCCCGCTCCAATGTTGGTTGTCATGATGATAATCGTGTTCTTGAAGTTGGCGATTCGGCCCTTGTTGTCCGTCAATCGCCCATCATCTAACACCTGCAACAAAACGTTGAAGGCATCTGGGTGAGCTTTTTCGATCTCATCGAGAAGCACCACAGAGTAGGGTTTTCTTCGCACCGCCTCAGTCAACTGACCTCCTTCATCGTATCCCACATACCCAGGAGGTGCTCCGATGAGTCTACTCACCGCATGACTCTCTTGGTACTCGGACATGTCGATCCGTACCATGGCATTTTCGTCATTGAAGAGGTAGTCCGCGAGGGCTTTGGCCAACTCCGTCTTACCCACACCCGTCGTACCGAGGAAGATAAACGAACCAATCGGGCGCTGTGGATCGTGCAAGCCTGCTCTGCTGCGACGCACCGCATCAGAGATACTCTCGATGGCTTCCTCCTGTCCTGCGACGCGTTTTCCCAACTCCTCTTCTAGGTGCAGAAGCTTTTCTCTATCGCTTTGCAGCATCTTTTGTACCGGCACACCAGTCCATTTGGCAACCACCTCTGCGATATCTTCGGCTCCTACTTCTTCTTTGAGCAGGGTACTTTCGCCCTGCATCTCTACGAGTTTGACCTTCAGTTCTTCGAGTTTCTTTTCGCTCTCCTGAATCTTGCCGTAGCGTATCTCCGCCACACGCCCAAAGTCTCCTGCACGCTCCGCTTGCTCCGCTTCGATTTTGAACTTATCGATGTTCTCTTTCTCTTGCTGGATACCGGTGATCACAGATTTTTCATTCTGCCACTTGGCCTTGAGGTCATCACGGCGTACGGACAGGTCCGAGATTTCTCGTGAGAGCACTTTTTCTCTTTCTTTGTTTTTCTCCCGACGGATCGCCTCACGTTCGATTTCCAACTGCATGATCTTGCGGTTGAGTTCGTCCAGCTCCTCGGGCATGGAGTCGATCTCGATCCGCATTTTGGCGGCAGCCTCATCCATCAGGTCGATCGCCTTGTCTGGTAAATAGCGATCAGAGATATAGCGACTCGACAACTCCACTGCTGAGATGACTGCATCGTCTTTGATGCGTACACCGTGATGCAACTCGTATTTGTCTTTGATCCCGCGCAGGATAGAAATAGCATCTGTTTCGTTGGGCTCATCGACGATCACGGTCTGGAATCGACGTTCGAGCGCCTTGTCTTTCTCGATGTATTTCTGATACTCCTTGAGTGTGGTCGCACCGATCGTATGTAGTTCGCCACGTGCCAGCGCTGGTTTCAGCAAGTTGGCCGCATCCATGGCGCCTTCTCCGCCACCCGCACCGACGAGGGTGTGTATCTCATCGATGAACAGGATGATCTCTCCCGCAGAGTCTTGCACCTCCTTGATGACAGCTTTGAGCCGCTCCTCAAACTCCCCTTTGTATTTGGCACCCGCGACGAGCATTCCCATGTCCAAGGAAATCAAGGTCTTTGATTTCAAGTTTTCGGGTACGTCCCCGTCGACGATACGCTGCGCCATGCCCTCTACGATGGCAGTCTTACCGACTCCTGGTTCGCCGATCAGCATAGGGTTGTTTTTGGTCCTACGAGACAAAATCTGCAAGACACGTCGGATCTCTTCGTCGCGACCAATCACCGGATCAATCTTGCCGTCCTTGGCCAGTTGATTCAGGTTCTTGGAGTATCGCTCAAGTGATTGATAGTTGGACTCTGCACTTTGACTATTCACGTTGTTTCCTCCTCTTAGTTCGTGTATCGCCGCTTCTAAATCTTTCTGGTTGAATCCCAATTCTTTGAGTAGCGCAGCGGCTTTATCTTTTCCGGCCAAGACACCTAGAATCAAGTGTTCGATGGCTATAAATTCATCTTTTTGCTTCTTCGCAATAGCTTCTGCTTTTTGCAAAGCAGCGGCGGATTCATTGGATAGGTAGGGCTGTCCACCACTGACCTTGGCATAACTCGCCGTGACCTCATCTATCCTGATGCTAAGCTGTTCCTTGTTGATGCCCAGCTTTTTGACAATGAATCCTATGACATTCTCATCGGTCTCCACGATGGCTTTGAGGATATGCGCAGGCTCGATGGCTTGCTGGCCATGCGCCAATACAATCTCCCCGGCCTTGTTGATGACCTCCTGTGATTTGACTGTGTATTGATTAAAATTCATTTTCTTCTTTGTTTATGTTGGTACTCATCCCTTCGATGTGAATGGCGATAGGGTTTCATCAATTCTTATTCCATTTTGATTTTTGACTCAAATCAAGTCATTGTGTCCGATATCGGACGTGTCTAACACAAAAACAAGTCAGGATGACAGATATGTAGCTCCCTGTTATCACGCATAGTCGTGGATACTTTAGAAAGTTAGAAAAAATGACCCGAGAACTAATAGGGCTTTTTCTTTATCTTCGATCCATTAATCGCATGATATGTCAGAACAGAATAGACGAAAATTCATCAAGGCAGGGAGTTTAGCCTTGGCGGCAGGAGTGACGGGTGCATTCGCATCCTGTACCACCGAGAAATCCCCCATCGAAACCCCAAACATCAATTTCAACAATAACTACCAATGGAAGATGGTCACGACTTGGCCACCTAATTTTCCTGTATTGGGAGAAGGCTGTAAGCTCCTCGCCAAATGGGTGGAACAAATGAGTGGAGGTCGCCTCAAAATCGAGGTGTATGGAGGGGGAGAATTGATTCCATCCTTGGAGTGCTTTGATGCCGTGAGTCATGGTGCGGTAGAGATGATGAGTGGATCGGGCTACTATTGGGCGGGCAAGATTCCCGCAGCAACCTTCTTTTCGTCTATCCCCTTTGGGGTGTCTGCTCAGCAGATGAACACCTGGATACTCAATGCTGACGGACAAAAACTCTGGGAAGAAATATACGCGCCCTTCAACCTTATCCCACTACCTGGAGGCAACACCGGCCAGCAAGCAGGTGGCTGGTACAACAAAGAAATCAACACCATCGAAGACTACAAAGGCCTCAAAATCCGAATGCCTGGTATCGGAGGCAAGGTCATCAACAAGGTCGGAGGCACCTCAGTCCTCGTGGCTGGAGGAGAGTTGTTCACCAACCTAGAGCGTGGTGTGATCGATGCGACAGAATGGATCGGCCCTTATCATGACTACAAGATGGGGTTTCATCGGGTCGCCAAGCACTACTACTTCCCCGGCTGGCACGAACCTGGTACGGTATTAGAGATGGCCATGAACAAGGACAAGTACAACGAGCTACCCAAAGACCTTCAAGAAATCCTCTATGCAACCATCATGCGCCTCAATCAATGGATGCTCCTGGAGTTCGATGCTCAAAACGCGATTTATCTCCAAAAAATGATCGACGAAGGTGTCGATATTCGTGCCTTTTCGCCCGAAGTACTGGCGCCCCTGCGCCAAGCCTCCAAAGAGGTGATCACCGAGATGATCGATACGGACCCCCAAAGCAAAAAGGTCTATGAGCATTTTCAAGCCTACCGCAAGAAAGCGGAGGTGTGGAGCAAGGTGAGTGAAGGGAAGATTTAATTTGAACAAAAACTCACCCCTAGATCAGCTTCTTTGCACGAATGTCAACTCCGCTGATACCACCTGAAACTCACATAGCCTACCCCCACGATCACCCAAAAAATCAGCATCAACTCCAGGTTGTAAACGCTCATGGCGATCATAGCTACAACGGCAATCAAAAGAGCAATCGCCGGAAAATAAGGATAAAGCGGCACTTTAAAAGGACGCTCCATCTCTGCATGATTTTTGCGCAAAGCAAAAAATGCAACCATGGAGACTATGTAGAGTGTCAGCGCCCCGAAACATGCAATAGTGATGATCTCACCTGTCTTGCCCGTCAATAGCGCGATGATCCCTATCAGCATATTCACAATCAGTGCATTGACTGGGGTTTGTGTTTTGGGGTGGACTTTACCTACGAAAGGAGACACATAACGCTCCCTCCCCAATTCTAAAGTCGAACGGCCAGCAGCCAAGATGATCCCATGAAAAGAAGCTATAAGCCCAAACAACCCTATGGTAATCAGAAGGTGATACAGCACATTGTTTTCACCCACGATGTGCGCCAAGGCTAACGGCAATGGAGAATCGGATGCTGTGGCTCCCGGTTCGGGATAGACGACCGCTTCCCAGCCCGCTACTCCAACGGCGGCAGTGAAGGTCAAAACACACAGAACAACTAGCGTCACAATGGCTGATCCGAAACCTTTCAGTATATTCTTTTGCGGATTTTTAGTCTCCTCTGCCACGTTGGCCACTCCCTCGATCGCTAGGAAGAACCATATCGCAAATGGTATCGCCGCGAAAGCACCTCCCCAACCATTGGGTAGGGCATTTCGCTTCAGGTTTTCAACATCAAATGCCGTAAAACTGACTCCTGAAAATATCAATAATTCTACCACCGCTAGCACCGTGACAAACAACTCAAAATAAGCTGCCGAACGAACCCCTATCATGTTGAGCCCAGTGAATATCAGATAAGCCACAATGGCAATAGTCATCACGTCGACCTGAGGCAGAAACATATGAAGGTAGGCTCCTATCGCAGCAGCTATCGCTGGAGGCGCAAAGATAAACTCAATGCTTTGAGCCATGCCTGCTAAATAGCCCCAGTGCTTGCCGAGTCCCATTCGAGCATAGTCAAATGCTCCTCCTGCTTTGGGAATCGCACAAGCCATCTCTGTATAACTGAAGGTAAAGGTGACATACATCACAATGATGAAAAAAGTCGCCACTGCAAGCCCCAGCGTACCGCCTTCGGCTAGGCCGAGGTTCCATCCAAAGTACATCCCAGATATCACATACCCTACACCAAGCCCCCATAACATCAAGGGCCCTAAGGTCTTCTTCAATTCACTCTTTTGTTCTGTCATAGTTGAGTAGTTGGTCCTCATATGTATCTTTCAAATCGACTCCCGATAATTTTCTTCGTATTGCCTCCGTGATCAAAAAACAGAGTTTCTGAGCAGCCCTCTCATAACTGAGCCCCTCCGTTCGTATGTTTGAGATGCAGTTTCGTCTTTCGTCTGTCAAGCCTCCTTTGGGTGAGTAGGTCATGTAAGCTCCCATACTGTAGGGAGAGGTCAACCCAGGTCTCTCACCGATGAGTACCACACAGACTTGACACTGATTATGCTGCCCAATGGGGTCACCAATCGCCACACGTCCCTGCTGCACCACAGCCAAAGGACCAATCGTATAGCCCTTCAATAACGGTAACAAGCATCGCAAAAAAGGCAATGCGTGCTGCGCAATGGCCATGGCAGACAAGCCATCTACTAGGCAGATACTGATGTCATAGCCGGACTGTTGCTTCTGAAGACTCTCTTCGGACTCAGCATCTAGCAGCCGTCCTAAGTCAGGCCTTTGAATGTACTGCTCTCGATCAATCGCTTGACTTCTGAGCAACATAGTATCATACCCCATCTCGTGGATTTGGGTCAAAAGAGACCCGGTATCCAGCTCAGACCATACTGCATCTCTAGCCAGCGCATGGTCCCTACGAAAAGCCAAGCGCTCCTCTGTGGTCAAGCTCCCCCCTGCTCTACCCAATGCGATTCGCGCTTTCGTAAAGTCTCGATAGCCTTTCCAAGGGTCTCCTTTACTCATAAGTACAACAGTTTATGACGCGATTTACCTTCTAGCATTTGGCCGTGTTCGTCGATTAGACTCATCCGTTGCAACCATTGCTCAAACTCTGGGGCATATTTCAGTCCCATCAATTGGCGAATGTACAGCTGATCATGAAAAGAAGTGCTTTGATAGTGCAACATCACATCATCCGCTCCAGGGACCCCCATGATGAAATTGCATCCCGCTAGCCCTAACAAGGACAGTAAGTTATCCATATCGTCTTGATCCGCTTGACTGTGGTTCGTGTAACAGATGTCACACCCCATAGGCAGTCCCATCAGTTTGCCACAAAAATGATCTTCCAAACCCGCTCGGATAATCTGCTTCCCATTGTAGAGATACTCTGGACCAATGAAACCCACCACTGTGTTGACGAGCAGCGGATTATAATGCCTCGCCAGCGCATACGCCCTCACTTCACAGGTCTGCTGATCGACCCCATGATGTGCTCCTGCAGAGTGTGCACTCCCCTGACCCGTCTCGAAGTACATCAAGTTCTGACCCACAGTACCCCGGTCCAACAATTTCCCAGCATCATACGCTTCATCCAACAATTCTTTCGTCACTCCAAAACTTCGGTTCGTTCGTTCGGTTCCGCCAATGGATTGAAACACTAAATCCACAGGTGCTCCTGCATTGATCAGCGACAGGGTAGTGGTAATATGTGACAGCACACATGTCTGCGTAGGAATCTCAAAACGAACACGAAGTTCTTCCAGCATTTCCAGCAGGTTTCGGGTACTTTGTGCATGATCCGACACTGGATTGATCCCAATCACAGCATCCCCTACACCGTACATCAATCCATCTATTGTGCTCGCCATGATTCCCTTCGGATCATCTGTAGGATTATTGGGCTGCAACCGAGTAGAAAAATGTCCCTTTAGCCCCAAGGTGTTTCTGAATCGCGTCACCTTACTGATTTTAGAGGCCACAAGGATGAGGTCTTGGTTGGACATGATCTTGCTCACCGCAGCAACCATCTCTGGCAGCAACCCCTGGCTGATCTTTCGAATCCACTCGCCATCCGACTCATAGGCCAGCAACTCATCCCGAAACCCTCCTACTGTCAAATGACTGATAGGGGCAAAAGCCTTTTGATCCCAACTGTCGATCGCCAACCGTGTCACTGCGTCCTGCTCGTACGGAATCACCTGCTCCTCCACGAATTGCTTCAAAGGCATATCTGCCAACACGAGTCGTGCAGCCATTCGCTCCTTTTCGTTCTCAGCGGCTACCCCAGCCAACACATCCCCTGACTTCTCGGGCGTGGCTTTGGCAAGCACCGTCTTGAGATCAGAAAATGAGTAGGAAAAATTCCCTACACGGCTTTGGTATTTCATGTCAATACGTTTTGGACGAAAGCATGAAAATGGGCATTAATTCAATCAAAAGCAATGGTTTTTGGCAGGTCCAGAATCTCCCTCCTCCAAAACCATAAAAAAAGGGCCATCGCCCCAAACAAGCCATGACCCTATCTGTTAATTTATTGTTACTTATTGCTCTTGCTTGAATTGATCAAACTCCGACGGGTCTTCCACTCTGGGGAAAGCATTGTTGGACAAGTCTACATCAGGTAGCTCTTGATCAGGGTCAATCGCCACACTAGCGACTTCCTTCTCTTTCAAAAAGGTCTTTTTGATCTCTACCTCGTTGAGCCTCCAAACCTCCGCCGGCAACCGATCGATCTCTGTCGTACCGTCTGTATACGTCCATTCGATGATGACCGGCATGATCAAGCCTCCTTCGTTTTTGAGAGTCAACTCATAGATGTTTTTGCCCCCGACTAGAGTGCGCATTTCTGCCTCATCCACACGACTGAGGAATCCGCCATAACTCTTGTCTGGGGTAGGAACCATCTGAAACGGCTGTGGTCCTGCTGAAAAGTCTTTCGCCGGCTTAGCTTGGTTTCCTTTGCCGCTGATTTTTCCTCCTACCTTTTTCCCTTTATTTTCTACGATGACAGGCTCTTCGCTCATCTGATACCACTTGACCTCCGACAGATTGATGTCTACCTTGTCCGTGGTGAAGTACCACCCCCTCCAAAACCAATCAAGGTCCACCGCTGTGGCGTCTTCTAGCGTGCGAAACAAATCCGCAGGGTTTGGGTGCTTGTACATCCACCGCGTCGCATACTCCCTAAACGCCGCATCAAACAACTCTGGCCCAATCACAGACTCTCTCAAGATCTGAAATCCAGCCGTAGGCTTGTCATAAAAATTGGCTCCAATACTAAACAGCGACTCCACATCAGAAGTCACCATAATCGGCCGCATCACTCTTTGGTCACCGTCCATGTAAGGAACCATGTCCTTGGGCGTCAAGCTATGAAACTGTGGGTAGCGTTCCGCCATCGTTCGCTGATCGAGAAAGGTATTGAGCCCTTCGTCCATCCACATCCACTTGCGCTCATCCGAGCTCACAATCATCGGAAACCAATTGTGTCCCACCTCATGCACAATCGTCCGGATCATGTTTTCTTTCGCTGCGTGGCTCATTTCCCCATTGACAGGACGTCCGCCGTTGAAACTAATCATCGGAAACTCCATGCCGATGTTGGACGTATTGACCGAAATCGCTACTGGATAGGGATAGTTGAAAGTTGCCTCAGAGTACACCTCTAGTGCATGAATGACCGCCTGGGTAGATTCTTCACTCCAAACAGGCAATCCCTCTTTGGGGTAAAAGGACATGGCCATCGTCGTACGATTGGGCAACTTCACAGCCTGTGCATCCCAGATAAACTTTCGCGAACTCGCAAAGGCAAAGTCACGCACATTTTCTGCACGAAACCTCCAAGTCTTGGTGTCCGTGCTTTTAGTCTTTTCATTGGCAACAGCCTCCTCTGGGGTCACAATCATGACGGACTCGTCATACGATTTGCGGGCTTTCGCCAAACGCTTTTTTTGATCCAATGACAGGACATCCTTTTCATTTTGTAATTCGCCAGTTGCAGCGACAAGATGATCCTCTGGTACAGTGATCTCTACATCATAGTTGCCAAACTCTAGAGCAAACTCCCCCAACTTCTGAAACTGCTGGTTTTGCCAGCCTTCGGTATCATTGTACACGGCCATCCGAGGAAACCAGTGTGCGATCAGAAAGACACAGTTGTCATCCTCCGGAAAATATTCGTACCCTTCTCGAGACAATAGGAAGTTGGATCGATCGGTTACTGGATAGGACCACTCCACCGAAAATGACACGGACGACTGAGGCTCCAACGGCTCCATAAGTAGCACTTTCATCATCGTATTGTTGACGAGAGCTTCCAGTTTTTGGCCTGAAGCATCTTTGACCTGCTGTATCGTATAGCCCGCAGGAAACTCCATTGGGCGAAGCAAGTATTGCATATGCTGAGAAGTCATCGAATCTTTGACACTAAAAATACCGCCAAAACCTTCGTTCTCCTTTCGGTTGACATTTTGTTCCAACTGAAGCCAGAGGTAGGGCAAGACATCTGGTGAATTGTTGTAATATGTGATGGTCTCCTTTCCTGTGAGGACTCGTGTTTGCTCATCCAGAGACGCTTTGATTTGGTAATCGGCACGCTGCTGCCAGTAGTCCGCCCCTGATGCACCTGAAGCAGTGCGATAGGTGCTAGGTGGGTCAATCATTCTATCAATAGGCTCAAACTTGCCCTGCCAGGTTTTGTCTTGCGCTAAAGACATCCAAGAAACGGATGAAATCAGCACTACTAGGGTCAATACTCTCATGAAGTTGCTGTTTAAATGAATGATAAATCTAATTAATCAGTTGCGAAGACTGGCCACCAATTATTATGAATGGTCTCCTCAGAGGTTAAATTGTTCAGTCTTCCTCTTTGGGTTCTCCATAGTTGTATTTGAAAAACTGCTCAAGGTCCAACTTCCAGTGCTGAGACAAAGCGTGCCGAGCACCAGACTCGGGATCATACCCTCCAAATACATGCAGAGCCCCCTCCAGCACGGCCGCCCCCATGTGGCGCCCTCCAAAATTCATCTGAAAGGTTTTTAGTTCCTCCGTTTGCGTATCATATACCAACAGCTGATCCAAGTTCTTGTAGTCCCCAACCAAAAAAAGATAGTGCTGGTACCGAACCAAAGCATAAGCCGAACACGGCGCCTCTAGCTTCCCAACTTTCTCCCACTGCTCCGTGGACAAATCGAAGCGATGAATCTTGTCACTAGCCTCTTCTCCATATCCACCCACCATGTACAAATGATTCCCGACGACTACCCCACGCGTCTCCTTCGCCTCTGGCAAATCTGGCAATTGCTCTAAGGCTCCCGTTTTGAGATCATAAACATACATGTCTTGGCTAAACACCAATTCAAACCCTCCGCTACGGGCTTGACTAGCTATAGACCCACCAAACATATACACCTTGTATTCATGATATACCAAACCCATAGATTTGGCAGGGTTTGGGTTTTGACCCAAGCTTTTGGACCTGTAGTTGTTCATGTCGTAGTACTGCAAATCCTCGACTAACCTCACATGGTCACGCCCTACGACCGTACCGCCAGCAAAAAGGACACTCTCATACTCATCCAGATACACAGCACTACCAAACAGTGTCCGTTTTAGCGGACTGGTGGAGGACAGGTCGAGCCATTCGTCGATGCGGGCGTCATAGGTGTAGATTTTATCTGAGTTGCCTGCCGTCTGCGACCGTCCGCCCGCCAGTATGGCCTTGGAGCCACTAGAGCAATACGCCATCCCAAAGAGTGGTTGGGGGACTTTTTTAGCAGCAGTAAACACCACATACTCATTGAGCTGAGCGAAAACGTCATGACACATTAATATTCCCATAGAAAGGGACAGCAAGAGGGTTTTCATACGCATAGAATCTGACCTAAAAATACGGTCATACATGGCCCTGATCCAAAAAACCCCTGTTAATTCTAAAGCATTTGTCTGTTAAGACAGGAAGAAACATGCGACATACATTAAATCAACCCTCGACCTTTGAGCTCCAAGTATTTGTTGATCACATCTATTGTCAGGTTTTGGGGATTGGTCAATAGCGCTTGGACCCCATGGGCACGAAAACGCTTGAGAATAAGGCGCTTCTCGAGATCAAACTTCTCTGCGATCCCGAGCTGATAGACGTCTAGCAAGGTGTCAGGTGCCTGCTGAATATAATCTTTGAGTTCCGAGTTTTCAAACATGACCACCACCACAAGGTGTGCCTGATTGAGCCGACGGATGAGTTCAAGCTGATGAGTCAGCGAAGACTCCGTCTCAAAATTGGTATAAAACAACAACAAACTCCGCTGCGTCACTTTGCGCTTGATCGTCGTATACAGATCAAAATAATTGGGCTCTTCGAAAGCGGTCCGCTCGTTGTAAAGGCACTCGAGAATGGTCTTGAGCTGAAACGAGCGATTGTCTGCCGCCAAGAAGGTCTGGGTCGTCTTTTCGAAGGTTATCAACCCTGCTTTGTCTCCTTTGCGCAAACTGACATTAGAAAGTGCCAGAGCCGAATTGATAGAATAATCCAACAAACTCAACCCACCAAATGGCATCTGCATCGTCCGACCCTTGTTGATCACACAGTAGACTGGTTGAGATTTTTCTTCCTGATATACATTGATCATCAATTGGTTCTTGCGAGCCGTCGCCTTCCAATTGATCTTGCGGATATCATCTCCTGTCACATAGTCTTTGATTTCTTCAAACTCAAAATTGAACCCGGGTCTCCGTAGCTTTTTCAGTCCTTTACTATGGTTGGACAGAAGCAAAAATTCCGTCTCTCGCATGTGCTTGACACTCGGGTAAACCTTGATTGTCTCTGGTTCGGGTTGTACAAAACGTCTTCGAATCAAGCCCAACCTGGTACTGGTAAGCATATTGATCTGACCAAACGCATAGGAACCCCGGTTTGTGGGCTGCAGGGTATAACTTATGATCTTTTCTTCCTGACCCAACCCAGGCAATTCGAAAAATAAATGACGCTCCTGAAAATCAATTGGCGCTTCGTCGATCACTGTCACCGACACAGGCGTGGCAAAATTGCTCCTCACATATATCTTCACCTCATTGGGATAACCCAAAGAATACACCGGACTGGTGATGCGTCGTGCCACCACGGTCCGTTTGGATACGAACAAC
The DNA window shown above is from Reichenbachiella sp. 5M10 and carries:
- the eat gene encoding ethanolamine permease, whose amino-acid sequence is MTEQKSELKKTLGPLMLWGLGVGYVISGMYFGWNLGLAEGGTLGLAVATFFIIVMYVTFTFSYTEMACAIPKAGGAFDYARMGLGKHWGYLAGMAQSIEFIFAPPAIAAAIGAYLHMFLPQVDVMTIAIVAYLIFTGLNMIGVRSAAYFELFVTVLAVVELLIFSGVSFTAFDVENLKRNALPNGWGGAFAAIPFAIWFFLAIEGVANVAEETKNPQKNILKGFGSAIVTLVVLCVLTFTAAVGVAGWEAVVYPEPGATASDSPLPLALAHIVGENNVLYHLLITIGLFGLIASFHGIILAAGRSTLELGRERYVSPFVGKVHPKTQTPVNALIVNMLIGIIALLTGKTGEIITIACFGALTLYIVSMVAFFALRKNHAEMERPFKVPLYPYFPAIALLIAVVAMIAMSVYNLELMLIFWVIVGVGYVSFRWYQRS
- the eutC gene encoding ethanolamine ammonia-lyase subunit EutC; this translates as MSKGDPWKGYRDFTKARIALGRAGGSLTTEERLAFRRDHALARDAVWSELDTGSLLTQIHEMGYDTMLLRSQAIDREQYIQRPDLGRLLDAESEESLQKQQSGYDISICLVDGLSAMAIAQHALPFLRCLLPLLKGYTIGPLAVVQQGRVAIGDPIGQHNQCQVCVVLIGERPGLTSPYSMGAYMTYSPKGGLTDERRNCISNIRTEGLSYERAAQKLCFLITEAIRRKLSGVDLKDTYEDQLLNYDRTKE
- a CDS encoding ethanolamine ammonia-lyase subunit EutB, which gives rise to MKYQSRVGNFSYSFSDLKTVLAKATPEKSGDVLAGVAAENEKERMAARLVLADMPLKQFVEEQVIPYEQDAVTRLAIDSWDQKAFAPISHLTVGGFRDELLAYESDGEWIRKISQGLLPEMVAAVSKIMSNQDLILVASKISKVTRFRNTLGLKGHFSTRLQPNNPTDDPKGIMASTIDGLMYGVGDAVIGINPVSDHAQSTRNLLEMLEELRVRFEIPTQTCVLSHITTTLSLINAGAPVDLVFQSIGGTERTNRSFGVTKELLDEAYDAGKLLDRGTVGQNLMYFETGQGSAHSAGAHHGVDQQTCEVRAYALARHYNPLLVNTVVGFIGPEYLYNGKQIIRAGLEDHFCGKLMGLPMGCDICYTNHSQADQDDMDNLLSLLGLAGCNFIMGVPGADDVMLHYQSTSFHDQLYIRQLMGLKYAPEFEQWLQRMSLIDEHGQMLEGKSRHKLLYL
- a CDS encoding M1 family metallopeptidase, which encodes MRVLTLVVLISSVSWMSLAQDKTWQGKFEPIDRMIDPPSTYRTASGASGADYWQQRADYQIKASLDEQTRVLTGKETITYYNNSPDVLPYLWLQLEQNVNRKENEGFGGIFSVKDSMTSQHMQYLLRPMEFPAGYTIQQVKDASGQKLEALVNNTMMKVLLMEPLEPQSSVSFSVEWSYPVTDRSNFLLSREGYEYFPEDDNCVFLIAHWFPRMAVYNDTEGWQNQQFQKLGEFALEFGNYDVEITVPEDHLVAATGELQNEKDVLSLDQKKRLAKARKSYDESVMIVTPEEAVANEKTKSTDTKTWRFRAENVRDFAFASSRKFIWDAQAVKLPNRTTMAMSFYPKEGLPVWSEESTQAVIHALEVYSEATFNYPYPVAISVNTSNIGMEFPMISFNGGRPVNGEMSHAAKENMIRTIVHEVGHNWFPMIVSSDERKWMWMDEGLNTFLDQRTMAERYPQFHSLTPKDMVPYMDGDQRVMRPIMVTSDVESLFSIGANFYDKPTAGFQILRESVIGPELFDAAFREYATRWMYKHPNPADLFRTLEDATAVDLDWFWRGWYFTTDKVDINLSEVKWYQMSEEPVIVENKGKKVGGKISGKGNQAKPAKDFSAGPQPFQMVPTPDKSYGGFLSRVDEAEMRTLVGGKNIYELTLKNEGGLIMPVIIEWTYTDGTTEIDRLPAEVWRLNEVEIKKTFLKEKEVASVAIDPDQELPDVDLSNNAFPRVEDPSEFDQFKQEQ